Proteins found in one Alicyclobacillus cycloheptanicus genomic segment:
- the msrA gene encoding peptide-methionine (S)-S-oxide reductase MsrA, producing the protein MGQSPHSVEKATFAGGCFWCMVKPFHEWPGVIDVVSGYTGGHKPNPTYEEVCSGTTGHVEAVEITYDPSVISYETILDVFWRQIDPTDPNGQFYDRGPSYRTAIFYHSQAQKEAAERSLQALQESGRFDKPIVTPILPAAPFYPAEEYHQDFYQKNPAHYEAYRRGSGRDAFIRRHWGSSQPDSASPPSHGTGDLTPGAS; encoded by the coding sequence ATGGGCCAGAGTCCGCACAGCGTGGAGAAAGCCACGTTTGCCGGCGGGTGCTTCTGGTGCATGGTGAAGCCGTTTCATGAGTGGCCGGGCGTGATCGACGTGGTGTCCGGGTACACGGGCGGGCACAAACCGAACCCAACATACGAAGAGGTCTGTTCCGGCACGACGGGGCATGTCGAAGCCGTGGAAATCACGTACGACCCGTCCGTCATTTCCTACGAGACGATTCTCGATGTGTTTTGGCGGCAGATTGACCCAACCGACCCCAACGGGCAGTTCTACGATCGCGGCCCGTCCTACCGCACCGCGATTTTTTATCACTCGCAGGCGCAGAAGGAGGCCGCGGAGCGCTCTTTGCAAGCGCTGCAGGAGAGCGGGCGGTTTGACAAGCCGATTGTCACGCCCATCCTGCCGGCGGCGCCATTTTATCCTGCTGAAGAATATCACCAGGACTTCTATCAAAAGAACCCTGCGCACTACGAAGCGTACCGGCGAGGATCCGGCCGCGATGCGTTCATCCGCCGGCACTGGGGTTCGTCACAGCCCGATTCAGCAAGTCCCCCTTCGCATGGCACCGGTGACCTCACGCCCGGCGCTTCATGA
- a CDS encoding ubiquinol oxidase subunit II: MKEPTVQNDVSKRFRRFLCGRRGRGLAVCWSFLLVAFAATGCGPGVMVFSPAGPVARMEQRLIIISMILTAVVVIPVLILLWYIVRRYRDVPDNTAPYHPEWSESRTLEVLWWGVPIVIIAILGVFTARDTFALTRPPEPTTTTPLTVEVTSLDWKWLFEYPGQNVATVNYCKIPANRPVQFVLTSDAPMNSFWVPQLGGQEYTMPGMAMKLWLQADHPGTYYGRGANFSGEGFANMTFHVIAVPESQFDAWVKGVKKTAPPLTEATYNHLVQPSVEKEMTFSSYPPSLFTDTIRKEGGMYMKRDLTVIHEKES, from the coding sequence TTGAAAGAGCCCACAGTTCAGAACGACGTAAGCAAACGATTTCGCCGCTTCCTTTGCGGGCGCAGAGGCAGGGGGCTCGCAGTCTGCTGGTCTTTCCTGCTTGTCGCGTTTGCGGCCACCGGATGCGGTCCGGGGGTGATGGTCTTCTCGCCGGCGGGCCCGGTGGCTCGCATGGAGCAGCGCCTCATCATCATTTCGATGATTCTCACGGCCGTCGTCGTGATCCCGGTGCTGATTTTGCTCTGGTACATTGTTCGCCGTTACCGGGATGTGCCTGACAACACGGCGCCGTACCACCCGGAGTGGTCGGAAAGCCGAACGCTCGAGGTTCTGTGGTGGGGGGTGCCCATCGTCATCATCGCGATTTTGGGTGTGTTCACGGCGAGAGATACGTTCGCGCTCACCCGCCCCCCGGAACCGACCACCACGACGCCGTTGACGGTCGAAGTGACGTCGCTGGACTGGAAGTGGCTGTTTGAGTATCCGGGACAGAACGTTGCGACTGTGAACTACTGCAAAATTCCAGCGAACCGCCCCGTCCAGTTTGTCCTGACCTCGGACGCGCCGATGAACTCGTTCTGGGTACCCCAGCTGGGCGGCCAGGAGTACACCATGCCCGGAATGGCGATGAAGCTGTGGCTCCAGGCGGACCACCCAGGGACGTATTACGGGCGCGGTGCCAACTTCAGCGGCGAGGGATTTGCGAACATGACGTTTCACGTGATTGCCGTCCCAGAGAGCCAGTTCGATGCCTGGGTGAAAGGGGTCAAGAAAACAGCACCCCCGCTCACGGAGGCGACGTACAACCACCTCGTCCAGCCCAGTGTGGAGAAAGAGATGACGTTCTCTTCCTATCCTCCGAGCCTGTTTACCGACACCATCCGCAAGGAAGGTGGCATGTATATGAAACGCGACCTGACGGTCATCCATGAGAAAGAGTCTTAG
- the qoxB gene encoding cytochrome aa3 quinol oxidase subunit I, with the protein MSERLHNFVTSFFVTGDPMIYGADVSIVLVSLAILFVLTYYKKWGWLWREWLTTVDHKKIGIMYLIASLLMMFRGGADAILMRTQLAVPNNHFLQAEHYNQIFTTHGTIMILFMAMPFIFAMFNIAVPLQIGARDVAFPYLNAISFWLFFFGAMLLNLSFVIGGSPDAGWTSYPPLAELPFDKGPGENFYLLALQITGIGSMGTGINFLVTILKMRAPGMTLMRMPLFCWSVVAASILIIFAFPALTAALALLLLDRVLGAHFFSMVQGGNPMMYINLFWVWGHPEVYIVVLPAFGVFSEVFSTFSRKRIFGYSSMVASLMAISVISYFVWVHHFFTMGAGPGVNAFFAIATMCVGIPTGVKVFNWLFTMLRGRIRISTAMLWAVGFIPNFAIGGATGVMLACAPGDYQYHNSYFLIAHFHQVLIGGTVYGMLAGMYYWWPKMFGFILDERLGRWAFWWFNIGWYVCFLPQYQLGLMGMTRRIYTYPPNMGWNTLNLISTIGAYMMAIGFVLIVADVMYSMFKGQRDLTGDPWDARTLEWSLPSPPPHYNFARIPTVTSRDAWWVMKEARKQGVPPEPEEPFKPIHMPKNSGRPFVLSAFFFIGGFGLCFGWIWMAVIGLLGVLACLLFRSLEYDTDYWIPAEEVEHEEAALGRA; encoded by the coding sequence ATGTCCGAGCGACTCCACAATTTTGTCACTTCGTTTTTTGTCACCGGAGACCCGATGATTTACGGTGCAGACGTCTCGATTGTGTTGGTGAGTCTCGCGATTTTATTCGTCCTCACCTACTACAAGAAGTGGGGATGGCTGTGGCGCGAGTGGTTGACGACGGTCGACCACAAAAAAATCGGGATCATGTATCTGATCGCGTCACTCTTGATGATGTTCCGCGGCGGCGCGGACGCGATTCTGATGCGTACACAGCTTGCGGTGCCAAACAATCACTTCTTGCAAGCGGAGCATTACAATCAGATTTTTACGACGCACGGGACAATCATGATTTTGTTCATGGCGATGCCGTTCATCTTCGCCATGTTCAACATCGCGGTTCCGCTCCAGATTGGCGCGCGGGACGTCGCGTTTCCGTACTTGAACGCCATCAGTTTCTGGCTGTTCTTTTTCGGCGCGATGCTGCTCAATTTGTCCTTCGTCATCGGTGGTTCGCCCGACGCAGGATGGACAAGCTACCCGCCGTTGGCCGAGCTGCCCTTTGACAAGGGGCCTGGTGAAAACTTCTACTTGCTGGCGTTGCAAATCACCGGCATTGGCAGCATGGGTACGGGCATTAACTTCCTGGTGACCATCCTGAAAATGCGCGCACCGGGCATGACGCTGATGCGGATGCCGTTGTTCTGCTGGTCCGTGGTTGCCGCATCGATTCTCATCATCTTCGCGTTTCCAGCCCTGACGGCGGCGCTCGCATTGCTGCTGTTGGACCGCGTGCTGGGTGCGCACTTCTTTTCGATGGTGCAGGGCGGCAACCCGATGATGTACATCAACTTGTTCTGGGTGTGGGGCCATCCGGAGGTATACATCGTCGTCCTCCCTGCATTCGGGGTCTTTTCGGAGGTCTTCAGTACCTTTTCGCGAAAGCGCATCTTCGGGTACTCTTCCATGGTTGCTTCGTTGATGGCGATTTCCGTCATCAGCTACTTCGTGTGGGTTCACCACTTTTTCACCATGGGTGCAGGACCAGGCGTGAACGCATTCTTTGCGATTGCAACCATGTGTGTCGGGATCCCGACGGGTGTCAAGGTGTTCAACTGGCTGTTCACCATGCTGCGCGGTCGGATTCGGATATCAACCGCAATGCTCTGGGCGGTTGGATTCATTCCGAATTTCGCGATTGGGGGAGCGACAGGTGTCATGCTGGCGTGTGCGCCTGGGGATTATCAGTACCATAACAGCTATTTTCTCATCGCACATTTCCATCAAGTGCTGATTGGCGGCACGGTGTATGGAATGCTTGCCGGCATGTACTACTGGTGGCCGAAAATGTTCGGATTCATCCTCGACGAGCGGCTGGGGCGCTGGGCCTTCTGGTGGTTTAACATCGGATGGTACGTTTGTTTCCTGCCGCAGTATCAACTTGGGCTGATGGGCATGACGCGTCGCATCTACACGTACCCGCCAAACATGGGATGGAATACGCTGAACCTCATCTCCACGATTGGCGCCTACATGATGGCGATTGGCTTCGTGCTCATCGTGGCTGACGTGATGTACAGCATGTTCAAGGGACAGCGTGACCTGACCGGCGACCCGTGGGACGCCCGCACGCTGGAGTGGTCGCTGCCGTCGCCGCCGCCGCACTACAACTTTGCGCGAATTCCGACGGTGACCAGCCGCGATGCCTGGTGGGTGATGAAGGAAGCCCGCAAGCAAGGCGTGCCGCCGGAGCCGGAAGAGCCGTTCAAGCCCATCCACATGCCCAAGAACTCCGGCCGGCCGTTTGTCCTGTCCGCGTTCTTTTTCATCGGCGGCTTCGGCCTGTGCTTCGGGTGGATTTGGATGGCTGTGATTGGCCTGTTGGGCGTTCTGGCGTGTCTGCTCTTTCGGTCGCTCGAATATGACACGGACTATTGGATTCCCGCGGAAGAAGTGGAGCACGAGGAAGCCGCATTGGGGAGGGCGTAA
- a CDS encoding cytochrome (ubi)quinol oxidase subunit III, translating to MGLAHESVLSKPEPGTPLEYSTEDSVLKIIGFWLFISTDLILFSCLFATYLILRANTAGGPTEAQLFDVPTFTAETLILLTSSFTCGLATFQMRRGQRGWLMVWLVITILLGLSFVGLEVNEFVKYATHGAPISRSAFLSGFFTLVGTHGCHVSMGILWMLSILFQLGRYGITAITARKMFIVGLYWHFLDVVWVFIFTVVYLPGVMS from the coding sequence ATGGGATTGGCGCACGAATCCGTGTTGTCAAAGCCGGAACCAGGGACGCCGCTGGAGTATAGCACGGAGGACAGCGTTCTCAAGATTATTGGGTTCTGGTTGTTTATCTCGACTGACTTAATCCTGTTCTCCTGTCTGTTCGCAACCTACCTCATTTTGCGAGCGAATACGGCAGGCGGACCGACCGAGGCGCAGTTGTTCGACGTTCCGACGTTCACGGCGGAAACGTTGATTCTGCTGACCAGCAGCTTTACCTGCGGACTCGCCACGTTCCAAATGCGGCGGGGGCAGCGCGGGTGGCTGATGGTGTGGCTGGTCATCACCATTCTGTTGGGCCTCTCCTTTGTCGGCCTGGAAGTCAACGAGTTTGTGAAATACGCCACGCATGGCGCGCCCATCTCGAGAAGTGCCTTTCTGTCCGGGTTCTTCACGTTGGTCGGCACGCACGGGTGTCACGTTTCCATGGGGATTCTCTGGATGCTGTCCATCCTCTTTCAACTGGGGCGGTACGGCATCACGGCCATCACGGCGCGCAAGATGTTCATTGTCGGCCTGTACTGGCACTTTCTCGACGTCGTATGGGTGTTCATCTTCACGGTCGTCTATCTGCCGGGGGTGATGAGTTAA
- the qoxD gene encoding cytochrome aa3 quinol oxidase subunit IV produces MSTQSNADGHSGAGHAFPWHHVIGFVISIVLTLIALWLVLNGVMPASGLMTVILLLAVLQIGVQLFFFMHITESPGPKYHVLALVFGAVFLITIVAGSIWIMSFGSTQAY; encoded by the coding sequence ATGTCAACGCAGTCGAATGCAGACGGGCACAGCGGGGCAGGCCACGCGTTTCCCTGGCACCATGTGATTGGGTTCGTCATTTCCATTGTGCTCACGCTGATCGCGCTGTGGCTGGTACTGAACGGTGTGATGCCAGCCAGCGGGTTGATGACCGTCATCTTGCTGCTGGCGGTGCTGCAGATTGGCGTGCAGTTGTTCTTCTTCATGCACATCACGGAGAGTCCGGGCCCCAAGTATCACGTCTTGGCGCTCGTCTTCGGTGCTGTGTTTCTGATCACGATTGTGGCCGGGTCGATTTGGATCATGTCCTTTGGCAGCACCCAGGCGTATTGA
- a CDS encoding BaiN/RdsA family NAD(P)/FAD-dependent oxidoreductase, translating into MASIFARTAGARTLLLEKGNKLGRKLGISGGGRCNVTNAKPLPELMENIPGNSRFLYSALTRFSNTDIMAFFERLGIRLKEEDRGRVFPVSDKASTVVQALVRHVQEVGVEIRLDCPVRRLLYDEHRVTGVLLSSGERLQAKAVVVAAGGCSVPKTGSTGDAYPWARAAGHTIVEPYPTEVPLTSEEPFIRKRLLQGLSLQGVDITLRDGKKALTTEFGDMIFTHFGLSGPAALRCSHYVSTRLRKVPQAELTAYIRTLPSMDGEACLAWLRNTRFADRRRQLKTVLLHKLPERLVDVILARAGVDAACQMANLSNETLAQLSSFITAFPVRISGTLPLAQATVTGGGVSVREIDPKTMASKRKAGLYFAGEVMDVHAHTGGYNITVAFSTGSCAGLSAALHALSHDTAPGRTIPAGSLDSGEISVPTD; encoded by the coding sequence ATGGCTTCCATTTTTGCACGAACGGCCGGCGCCCGCACCCTGTTGCTGGAGAAAGGAAACAAGCTCGGGCGAAAGCTCGGCATCTCAGGCGGCGGCCGCTGCAACGTGACGAATGCCAAACCGCTGCCAGAGTTGATGGAGAACATCCCGGGCAACAGCCGCTTTCTCTACTCCGCCTTGACGCGCTTTTCGAATACGGACATCATGGCGTTTTTTGAACGGCTGGGTATTCGGTTGAAGGAGGAAGACCGCGGCCGGGTTTTTCCTGTCTCCGACAAGGCGTCGACGGTTGTCCAGGCACTGGTTCGACATGTGCAGGAGGTTGGGGTGGAAATTCGATTGGATTGCCCCGTCCGCAGACTGCTTTACGATGAACACCGCGTGACAGGGGTGCTGCTGTCGTCCGGCGAACGGCTGCAGGCCAAGGCCGTGGTGGTGGCCGCCGGCGGCTGCAGTGTGCCGAAGACCGGCAGCACGGGGGACGCGTATCCTTGGGCCAGAGCGGCGGGGCACACGATTGTTGAGCCCTACCCGACCGAAGTGCCGTTGACAAGCGAGGAGCCGTTCATTCGCAAGCGCTTGCTGCAAGGACTGAGCCTGCAGGGCGTTGACATCACCCTTCGCGACGGCAAAAAGGCCTTGACGACGGAGTTCGGCGATATGATTTTCACCCACTTTGGGTTGAGCGGACCGGCGGCGCTGCGGTGCAGCCATTATGTTTCAACCCGTCTGCGCAAGGTGCCGCAGGCCGAGTTGACCGCCTACATCAGAACCTTGCCGTCCATGGATGGAGAGGCGTGTCTGGCTTGGCTGCGGAACACCCGCTTTGCAGACCGCCGTCGGCAGCTGAAAACCGTTCTGCTGCACAAGCTTCCGGAACGCCTGGTCGACGTGATACTCGCGCGTGCCGGGGTAGATGCGGCGTGCCAGATGGCAAATCTCTCAAACGAAACCCTGGCGCAGTTGTCGAGCTTCATCACAGCGTTTCCCGTGCGCATCAGCGGCACGCTGCCACTGGCCCAGGCCACGGTGACCGGCGGCGGGGTTTCGGTTCGCGAAATTGACCCGAAGACAATGGCGTCCAAGCGCAAGGCTGGGTTGTACTTCGCCGGGGAAGTCATGGATGTTCATGCGCATACGGGCGGGTATAACATTACCGTGGCCTTTTCCACAGGCTCGTGCGCGGGCTTGAGTGCCGCACTGCACGCGCTTTCTCATGACACGGCGCCCGGCAGGACTATACCCGCCGGATCGTTAGATTCCGGTGAAATTTCTGTGCCAACCGATTGA
- a CDS encoding D-alanyl-D-alanine carboxypeptidase family protein, translating into MRGRIITAVVVIVIIALGVIQLVRPVAAAKLQQTVPASAKVQGTPVAIQWPKQGQAALAVSGVGLIGNVGPQTPVPIASVTKIMTAYLVLKAHPLAEGQDGPTLTITADDVRQYEQDKAAGQSVVQVQAGEKLTERELLEALLLPSANNAADLLAAWTAGSKQAFVAEMNQTAKKLGMNHTHYADASGVNPATVSTAVDQLKIAEKAMAIPAFRETVAMKQASLPVAGVQYNVDYALGKSGIIGVKTGSTDEAGGCFVFATEHTVAGKPALVLGVVLGQQGNNSSNSELMTALTEGESLSLQSGKILQAVSPVKAGQTVGMIDTGWQAPVPVVVSKSANLVAWQGMPVTMKLLQKPNLTQVAAGEQVGTLEIRAGQQVVNLPVRAAHAIQRPSLVWRLERVPFMHR; encoded by the coding sequence GTGCGCGGGAGAATCATCACAGCCGTTGTCGTCATCGTCATCATCGCTTTGGGGGTAATACAACTCGTTCGTCCTGTCGCGGCGGCGAAACTTCAGCAGACGGTTCCTGCTTCGGCAAAGGTGCAGGGGACACCCGTCGCCATCCAGTGGCCGAAACAAGGACAAGCAGCGTTGGCCGTTTCCGGCGTTGGTCTGATTGGCAACGTGGGTCCGCAGACCCCGGTTCCGATTGCCAGCGTGACAAAAATTATGACTGCGTATCTGGTGCTGAAGGCACATCCACTGGCCGAAGGCCAGGATGGCCCGACCCTGACGATTACTGCAGACGATGTTCGGCAGTACGAGCAGGATAAAGCGGCCGGACAATCCGTGGTGCAGGTGCAAGCGGGCGAGAAATTGACCGAACGGGAGCTGCTGGAGGCGCTGCTGCTGCCTTCCGCCAATAACGCAGCAGACTTGTTAGCTGCATGGACAGCCGGGAGCAAGCAGGCGTTTGTGGCGGAAATGAATCAGACCGCGAAAAAACTCGGAATGAACCATACGCATTACGCTGACGCCAGCGGGGTGAACCCGGCGACGGTGAGCACCGCTGTCGATCAGCTCAAGATTGCGGAGAAGGCGATGGCCATTCCGGCCTTTCGAGAAACGGTCGCGATGAAGCAGGCGTCGCTGCCCGTGGCGGGGGTTCAGTACAATGTGGACTATGCGCTGGGGAAAAGCGGCATTATTGGCGTCAAAACGGGTTCTACCGATGAAGCAGGCGGGTGTTTCGTGTTTGCCACTGAACACACGGTTGCAGGCAAGCCAGCGCTGGTGCTGGGCGTTGTGCTTGGACAGCAGGGGAACAATTCCTCCAACAGTGAACTCATGACGGCATTGACAGAAGGGGAATCGCTCAGTCTCCAGTCCGGAAAAATTCTGCAGGCCGTCTCGCCAGTCAAGGCCGGGCAAACGGTTGGAATGATTGACACCGGTTGGCAGGCGCCCGTGCCTGTCGTGGTGTCCAAATCGGCGAACCTCGTGGCGTGGCAGGGCATGCCTGTCACGATGAAATTGCTGCAGAAGCCAAACCTGACGCAGGTCGCGGCCGGCGAACAGGTGGGCACACTTGAAATTCGGGCTGGACAACAAGTGGTCAATTTGCCCGTGCGTGCCGCGCATGCCATTCAGCGTCCGAGCCTGGTGTGGCGTCTGGAGCGCGTCCCGTTTATGCACCGCTGA
- a CDS encoding ABC1 kinase family protein: MSSALTMVQPAVDTTAARRELQKMRDGIQKAKRQREVIKIIAKHGIAEVLTKRAKDETERQRQLGKRLRAAFEELGPTFIKLGQVILTRQELLPDALTAELTDLLNGVPPMPFEYMAPFLEDELPDGLHTFHWIHPTPIGSASLAQVYRAELCDGRMAAVKIVRPNVDKLFQTDIANVRKLVKRLQRMLPPELKTAIDLGALLEDYYSSSMDELDMTVEAGVMNEHRVVSSEFATIHVPEVYHATKHVLIMEYIDGWNLKEFPVDFLTFEERLERMTDLAHYYVKTFLDGAYHADPHGANIMVDRHTKQCVVLDWGMTGRMDAVHTESIFRMLMHIRINQAEDAAECFLDVYQPTKYTNPAKLKDDLRTELIHYVNSNQASRYNWGNLTLRSIHIALKNYCRIPGGLALWAKGFSAAEGTARWLCPEISYHDLVEIADVNIVRSWMQRRFNYHSNASLLAESTKLVATMPRRVNKILENLAWNNMQFVVEGKMSETTARTLQRVSNKISLSFLSGTLFLGSSVLLAFRSKTGVGTGVMSTIGGIGMIASAVILLVVLFSAWRSRRAY, from the coding sequence ATGTCTTCCGCTTTGACCATGGTACAACCCGCCGTCGATACCACGGCGGCGCGGCGTGAACTGCAAAAAATGCGGGACGGCATTCAGAAGGCGAAACGCCAGCGGGAAGTCATCAAAATCATCGCCAAGCACGGCATCGCGGAGGTCTTGACGAAGAGGGCCAAGGATGAGACGGAACGTCAGCGCCAGCTGGGAAAGCGGTTGCGCGCCGCATTCGAGGAGCTGGGACCCACCTTTATCAAGCTGGGTCAAGTCATTCTGACTCGTCAGGAACTGCTGCCGGACGCCCTGACTGCGGAACTGACGGACCTGTTGAACGGCGTGCCGCCCATGCCGTTTGAGTACATGGCGCCGTTTTTGGAGGATGAACTCCCCGATGGACTGCACACGTTCCACTGGATTCACCCAACTCCCATCGGGTCTGCGTCGCTGGCGCAGGTGTACCGCGCCGAGCTCTGCGACGGGCGGATGGCAGCGGTCAAGATTGTGCGTCCGAACGTCGACAAACTGTTTCAGACCGACATTGCCAACGTGCGCAAACTTGTCAAACGCCTGCAGAGGATGTTGCCGCCCGAATTGAAAACCGCGATCGACCTGGGCGCATTGCTCGAGGACTATTACAGCAGTTCCATGGATGAACTCGACATGACGGTCGAGGCGGGCGTCATGAATGAACACCGCGTCGTGTCTTCCGAATTCGCGACCATTCACGTTCCGGAAGTGTATCACGCCACGAAGCATGTGCTCATCATGGAGTACATTGATGGCTGGAACCTGAAAGAATTTCCGGTCGATTTCCTTACGTTTGAGGAACGGCTCGAGCGGATGACCGACCTGGCCCACTATTACGTCAAAACCTTTCTCGACGGCGCTTATCACGCCGACCCGCACGGCGCGAACATCATGGTGGACCGCCATACCAAGCAGTGTGTCGTGCTGGACTGGGGCATGACCGGGCGCATGGACGCTGTTCACACCGAATCCATTTTCCGCATGCTGATGCACATTCGCATCAACCAGGCGGAAGATGCCGCGGAGTGCTTCCTGGATGTCTACCAGCCCACAAAATACACCAATCCAGCGAAACTGAAAGACGACCTGCGGACCGAGTTGATTCACTATGTCAACAGCAATCAGGCCAGCCGCTACAACTGGGGAAACCTGACCTTGCGGTCCATCCATATCGCACTGAAGAACTATTGCCGCATTCCAGGCGGGCTGGCGCTGTGGGCGAAGGGCTTTTCCGCCGCTGAAGGCACAGCGCGCTGGCTGTGTCCGGAAATTTCCTATCACGACCTGGTGGAAATCGCGGATGTGAACATCGTTCGCAGCTGGATGCAGCGGCGGTTCAACTACCATTCAAACGCCAGCCTGCTTGCGGAGTCGACCAAGCTCGTCGCGACGATGCCTCGGCGCGTCAATAAGATTCTCGAGAATTTGGCCTGGAACAACATGCAGTTCGTCGTGGAAGGCAAGATGTCTGAGACCACGGCCAGGACGCTGCAGCGGGTGTCGAACAAAATCTCACTGTCATTCCTGTCGGGCACGTTGTTCCTGGGCAGCAGTGTGCTCCTGGCGTTTCGCTCGAAGACCGGTGTTGGAACAGGGGTGATGTCGACGATTGGCGGCATTGGCATGATTGCCAGTGCGGTGATTCTGCTGGTCGTCTTGTTCAGCGCGTGGCGATCCCGGCGCGCGTACTAG
- a CDS encoding helix-turn-helix transcriptional regulator, with product MAAQSSIRPSLTPEVAHRIQELVTTAALSLQDEQDVLGLLEWLHALVFDAVQARPDEEALDQHDPMFAERLNHMLGRILRHVCETFDFRRSALFLYSSLDGTLEGVHGYNVQLRDIQRIRENEFNLPALRRSFDILRPVYFREAETVFPRQYVKRFHLTSILIVPLGEAGKLPAAFLLLDRGGERFTPDPDAVASVHQVLVRIARPLISHLYTAAVNPSLRRTPPAPLTRREQEVLQLVANGLETKDVAERLKLSDYTVTEHVGSAMRKLHARNRTEAVAIALRWRMIE from the coding sequence ATGGCCGCCCAGTCGTCAATCAGACCCAGCCTGACACCAGAAGTGGCGCATCGAATCCAGGAACTCGTGACCACTGCCGCCCTGTCGCTGCAAGATGAACAGGACGTGCTCGGCCTGCTGGAGTGGCTGCACGCGCTCGTTTTCGACGCGGTGCAGGCGCGGCCGGACGAAGAAGCACTCGACCAGCATGATCCGATGTTCGCAGAGCGCCTCAACCACATGCTCGGACGGATTCTCCGGCACGTCTGCGAGACCTTCGACTTTCGGCGCAGTGCCTTGTTTCTCTACTCTTCCCTCGATGGCACGCTCGAAGGGGTGCACGGGTACAACGTGCAGCTCCGGGACATCCAGCGGATCCGCGAAAACGAGTTCAACCTCCCGGCGTTGCGGCGCTCCTTCGACATCCTGCGCCCGGTCTATTTTCGCGAAGCCGAGACCGTGTTTCCGCGCCAGTATGTCAAACGGTTTCACTTGACCTCGATTTTGATTGTGCCGCTGGGCGAAGCGGGGAAACTGCCTGCCGCCTTTCTCCTGCTCGATCGCGGCGGGGAGCGTTTCACACCCGACCCTGACGCGGTCGCCTCGGTCCATCAAGTCCTTGTGCGCATCGCGCGGCCGCTGATTTCGCACCTGTACACGGCGGCAGTCAACCCGTCGCTGCGACGTACGCCCCCGGCCCCCCTCACCCGCCGCGAGCAAGAAGTCCTGCAGCTGGTGGCGAACGGCCTGGAGACAAAAGACGTCGCAGAGCGGCTCAAACTGAGCGATTACACCGTCACAGAACACGTCGGGTCTGCCATGCGCAAGCTGCACGCCCGCAACCGCACGGAGGCGGTGGCGATTGCGCTGCGCTGGCGGATGATTGAATAG
- the gmk gene encoding guanylate kinase: MAGVKFQLNRLMFERGMNVPELVRKSGVNRNTLYAIKNNALNRVDLGVLERICDALPCSLSDLVVYEPAGGDERPVIRFNPAFKRDREGRIFIISGPSGAGKNTLINHLKEINLGVHYIPSFTTREMREGETQGNPYHFVDLASFKAMIDRHEFLEYEQIHGNYYGTHAKTYEYAIRHGYDVLKDIDVNGALNFRKWFRDHVVLIYVRPTDLSALAGRLTGRGDSLEEIQVRMKRIEFEESKRDQFDYLIYNDDVLAARDELLAILRREGVL, encoded by the coding sequence ATGGCGGGCGTAAAGTTTCAATTGAACCGGCTGATGTTTGAGCGCGGCATGAATGTCCCGGAACTCGTCCGAAAGAGCGGCGTCAACCGCAACACCCTGTACGCGATAAAAAACAATGCCCTGAATCGGGTCGATTTGGGGGTTCTGGAACGGATCTGCGATGCATTGCCGTGTTCCTTGTCAGACCTGGTGGTCTACGAACCTGCCGGCGGCGACGAACGCCCTGTGATTCGATTCAACCCAGCTTTCAAACGGGACCGGGAAGGGCGCATCTTTATCATTTCGGGCCCATCCGGCGCAGGCAAAAATACATTGATTAACCACCTGAAAGAGATCAACCTCGGGGTTCACTATATTCCCTCGTTCACGACCCGCGAGATGCGCGAGGGAGAGACACAGGGAAACCCCTATCATTTCGTCGACCTGGCATCCTTCAAGGCGATGATTGACCGGCACGAATTTCTGGAGTATGAGCAGATTCACGGAAACTATTACGGGACCCATGCGAAGACGTACGAATACGCCATTCGGCATGGCTACGATGTACTGAAGGACATTGATGTCAACGGGGCGCTGAACTTTCGCAAGTGGTTTCGCGACCACGTCGTCCTCATCTACGTTCGTCCGACCGATTTGTCCGCGCTGGCAGGCCGGTTGACGGGCAGAGGGGATTCGCTGGAAGAGATTCAGGTGCGCATGAAACGCATCGAGTTTGAAGAGTCGAAGCGAGACCAGTTTGACTATTTGATTTACAACGATGATGTCCTCGCTGCGCGCGACGAGCTCTTGGCCATTCTTCGGCGTGAAGGAGTTCTGTAG